In Ahaetulla prasina isolate Xishuangbanna chromosome 6, ASM2864084v1, whole genome shotgun sequence, a single window of DNA contains:
- the SLC2A2 gene encoding solute carrier family 2, facilitated glucose transporter member 2: MDPLSRNTLMDVKPKQRLTKDITFSLILSVFTAVLGFFQYGYCIGVINAPQQIIMTHYAKVLDIESTKNSTGSFLIEEVLKDPTLMMLWSLSVSMFAVGGMISSFTVGWIGENMPRVRAMLLVNVFAISGNIFFVAAKSGPSHILVIIGRVLTGLHGGLSSGLAPLYIGEIAPTALRGALGTLNQLAIVIGILISQVLGLDILLGTPKCWPLLLSLSGGAAVLQIFLLLICPESPRYMYIKCGDVEGAQKNLLKLRGQNYDPTKEIEEMEKEKEELSKEKPVSIWQLATTETYRQPFIVAIGVHIAQQFSGINAIFYYSTDIFNKAHVKKPIYATIGVGFVNTVFTVVAVFLVEKAGRRILFMAGLLGMMVCTITMTLGLLLQPKVVWMSYVSLVSVFLFVSFFEIGPGPIPWFIVAELFSQGPRPAAVAIAGFCNWATNFCIGMFFPYLAKLLGSYVFLVFAALLIIFVLFVYLKVPETKGKTFEEIAEEFRRRSKKNVGGPTEMEYLGANQEA; encoded by the exons GATATCACATTTAGTTTGATCCTCTCAGTCTTTACTGCAGTTCTGGGTTTCTTCCAATATGGCTACTGTATTGGAGTCATCAACGCTCCTCAACAG ATCATAATGACCCACTATGCAAAGGTCCTGGACATTGAAAGTACTAAAAATTCCACTGGCTCATTTTTAATTGAAGAAGTATTGAAAGATCCAACGCTTATGATGCTTTGGTCCTTGTCTGTCTCTATGTTTGCTGTTGGCGGGATGATTTCCTCCTTCACGGTTGgctggattggggaaaacatgccACG AGTGAGAGCCATGCTACTGGTGAATGTTTTTGCAATCTCTGGGAATATATTTTTTGTAGCGGCAAAAAGTGGCCCTTCTCATATCCTGGTAATTATTGGAAGAGTCTTAACAGGCTTACACGGTG GACTCTCATCTGGACTTGCTCCATTGTATATTGGAGAAATAGCTCCAACTGCTCTTCGTGGAGCTCTGGGCACCTTGAATCAGCTGGCTATTGTTATAGGTATTCTCATCAGCCAG GTTCTTGGACTGGATATTTTGTTGGGCACACCAAAATGTTGGCCGTTACTTCTTTCCCTGTCAGGTGGTGCTGCTGTCTTGCAGATTTTTCTGCTCCtaatttgtccagaaagtcccagATACATGTACATAAAATGTGGAGATGTTGAAGGAGCCCAAAAAA ATTTACTAAAACTGAGAGGACAAAACTATGACCCCaccaaagaaattgaggaaatggagaaagagaaagaagaattgTCAAAAGAAAAACCTGTCTCCATTTGGCAGCTGGCTACAACTGAGACCTACCGCCAGCCGTTCATAGTGGCCATAGGCGTTCATATTGCTCAACAGTTTTCTGGAATTAATGCT ATTTTCTACTACTCTACTGACATTTTCAACAAAGCTCATGTCAAGAAGCCTATTTATGCAACCATAGGAGTCGGCTTTGTGAATACGGTATTCACCGTCGTTGCT GTTTTCCTGGTGGAGAAAGCAGGGAGACGTATCCTCTTTATGGCTGGTCTGTTAGGCATGATGGTGTGTACCATAACAATGACTCTTGGGCTCCTACTTCAG CCCAAGGTTGTATGGATGAGCTATGTCAGCCTGGTTTCCGTCTTCCTCTTTGTGTCCTTTTTTGAAATTGGACCAGGTCCGATTCCTTGGTTCATTGTTGCAGAGTTATTCAGCCAAGGTCCTCGCCCAGCAGCTGTTGCGATTGCTGGATTTTGCAACTGGGCCACCAATTTCTGCATTGGAATGTTCTTCCCATACCTGGCT AAACTACTGGGCTCCTATGTCTTTCTGGTCTTTGCGGCCCTCCTCATCATTTTCGTCTTATTCGTTTACTTGAAAGTGCCAGAAACCAAAGGCAAGACCTTTGAAGAGATTGCCGAAGAATTCCGCCGCCGAAGCAAGAAGAATGTTGGGGGACCAACTGAAATGGAATATTTGGGAGCTAACCAAGAAGCTTAG